The Nymphaea colorata isolate Beijing-Zhang1983 chromosome 7, ASM883128v2, whole genome shotgun sequence DNA window AATCCAACcttatgttttatattaagtAAACTTCAGTATGATTTGGGAACTTTGGGAGATACTGAATGCTTCCAAATTGGTTATGGTGGCGTCGATGAATTGGTGTTTTCTTGTAGTGCCACCAGATTGGTTAGTGTTGTAAGCTGCTGGTTCTGTTCTCAGGGAGCAAGGATGTTGCAAAGCATTACTCTCAATTCCAGGCAGTCAAGGTACTTGAGCGCTAAGGCATTTGAAGCAATGCCTAATCTTAGATTCTTCCATGCCATTGGCATAAGCTTTCAAGGGAGATTCCGATATTTTCCTAACAAAATGAAATGGCTGGAGTTGGAATCCTGCAACTTTGATTACCTGCCATCTCAATGTCAGCTCGAGAAGGTTGTGGTCCTTGATCTTTGTCAGAGTAATCTGGCTCGAGCTTTCACCAAGCTGTGCTTATTGGAGGAGGAGGTTAGTCTTCCATTTAATATTGATCTTCGTAGCGTTTAAATGCAGAAATTGTTTGTGAATGCCAAATAACGTGAAGAGTTAATTACAGGTATTTGTCGCAATGAAATTCCTCAGGATTTGTTCTGAAGATCTAACTTCAACACCTAATTTCTCTGCTACTCCTTTCGTGGTGAATCTGATGTTTGATGAATGTAGAATGTTAAATGGGGTTCATCAATCTATCGGGAATCTTAAGAATTTGACATgtttggatttgagatcttgCTGCATGCTTGAGAAATTACCTGATACTATCTGCCAATTGAGTTCTCTAAAAATGCTCAATCTGTCAGACTGCAGAAAACTCTCTTCTTTGCCGGAACAACTGGGGGGCCTGGCATCGTTGAGGGAGCTTACACTTGACGGCACGAGCATAGGAATTATACCCGATTCAATAGGGCGCCTTGAAAACCTGTATTTTTTATCTGTAGTGGATTGCTTGTTGTTAAAAaaacttcctcaatccattcAGGGTTTGAACTCATTACAAAAGCTCGGAATTAAAGGCACTTCCTTGGAAGGACTACCACGAAACATTGATGATCTTATGAACATCGGGACAGTTAATGCTTCATGCTGTAATTGGCTTTCTCTATTGCCAAATTCATCCTATAAAACAGTAAGATCCCTGCATTTTTCTGATCTGAGATGCTCAACAATTGCAGAATTGCCAGATTCTATTGGAAAGCTGGAAAACCTCGAGAGGCTTTCATTGGAGTGCAAGAATCTCAAATGTATTCCTGCTTCTGTTGGATTACTGGAAAGGCTTTCGAGTTTCTCGCTATGTGGTTCTCAGTGGATTAAAGACTTTCCGGCTCCCATgggaaatttgaaaaatctggTTCAGTTAGAAATATCTGGAACTGGCATGGTTGAAATGCCTTACTGTATTGCAGACCTCACAAATTTGAGAAGCTTAAATTTAAGCCACAATTCGAAACTGCTCATTTCTCTTTCTGGTTTAACTGCCCTCTCTTTCTTGGAAGTGTTGATTGCCCACAGTAGTAGTTGGGCAGATGATGATGACTCCGACCATGGTGACTTTGGGAACCTCTCGTCACTTAAGATCATTGACCTCAGAGAGAGCCATTTCAGTGTACTACCTTCAAGTATAACCAGAATTCCTGTCCTCCAGGAACTCAATTTAGGAAGCTGCATGGAGCTTCAGTCCCTTCCTGGACTTTCTGCTTCTCTGGTCTGTCTTGATGCCTTCAAGTGCACCAACATAAAAATGATAGCGGATGTTTCAAATTTGGAATCCATGAAGGAATTGCATCTTGATGGCTGCAGTCTGCTGGTCGACGTTTGTGGCCTTGAAAGGCTACCATCATTGGAGATCTTAACTTTGAGAGACTGTCACAGCCTTGGAGATGCTTTCAAGCAGAGAGTGTTTAAGGTATCTTTCTCTCTAAGTCCAGTTTAGGCAAGCAGCCCTAATGCTATTTTTCTTTGCTGGGTCTTTAGTCCAGGCTGCTTCTTGAATATTTGACGGTGATGATCCTGTTGCAGGAAGCAACCTTCCAGCAATTGCATAAATTTGAGGCCTCCGGAACAATGATTCCTCACTTTTCTGTTGGTTCACAAATATCTTTCATGTTTCCTAGAGCACCAACAGGAGATCAGTTGGTCATAGAATTCCTCTTCTTACAAGGTGTCTCAAAGCCCGTTCAACCCTTCCTCAGGAAGCCCATAGCTGAACCTGTCACAGAGCACGTCCACATTACAGTCATAACAGATGGGAGTGTCGTCTTTCAGACCAGACGGTTAATGGAATGCTCTTTCgttgtgtttgagaaggaagacGAAATATTTAGGCACTTAAGGGAGGGGCAGCATGTAATACAGGTATCGGCAGATTCGGCAGAGGCGGAAGGCTTGACTGTTGGTGATATTTGGGTTCGATATGAGAAGGGAGGAGAAAAAGGGTCATAAGACAAGGTCGTGTTGATATCTTGCTAGCTGCTGCTGATTATAAGCAACCAGAAGCCATCTTCCTGATTATTGTATCATATGCTGTAAAGTTGTAAACTTTCTTCCTCTGCTATCCTTCAGTAAGAACAACCAAGAAACTTGCAAGTCAAAAACTCCTCAAAATGGTGGCAGATGTCTATTCTCGTGCTTGAGTCCCAATGTCAATTAATATTGAAACAGAATTGCACCTTCCGAGCAGCAAAACCAAGCTATGCGTGTTTGTCCTGTTTTTTCCTGCTCTATCATTATTTGTAGTTTGTATGTCCGTCTGCACTGCTGTTTACTACAGCAGAGGGTGCAGACATTTTCCGATCAGCCCGCACCATTTGCTTGTCAATGGTTGCAGTGCATCATTTTACTGAACATATTAAAATTAGAACGATGAGGCTCAATGAAAGCTGCCTGCCATGTTTCCTTGAAGTGGTTCTTTCTTGCATTTAAGAAGCATCTTCCTGACCATAGAGTGGGGCTTCTTGCAAGGAAAAAGGTCAAGAGAGTTCATAGTAACTTCATTGCACAAATCAGCAATGGAAATAGAGGTGGGAGGATGGGGGCATGAAAAGCCAAATAGAGTTAATTTCCTAGCAATTGTCTCACATCTAGTGGATGGCCAAGTAACCTAAACTAAATTCTGAAAAGGTTTGACACTTCCACTTTTAGAACCATTCTTGGATACCATCTACTGCAACCAGTCCTACAATTTTCTTTCTGACAATGTTATGACATGAGCAATCCGTGTGTTCAACGAGACACTCATTAGAGAAATCCCTTTCTTAGCTGAGATGAACTGCAATTAAGATATTCCAACGCTCATATTCTTCAAAGTAATGAATATGCAAGTATAATGGAATCTGCCTCAACCAAATCCCTGCAACCGTTATGAAGTTGAAGACCATTGTCATTTGCTTGTAAGCATGTCTAGCTATGA harbors:
- the LOC116257632 gene encoding disease resistance protein RPV1-like, which codes for MEISEDGRRLSTTSTDGEEFAYDVFLSFRGEDTRKGFTGHLHQALKQRGLGVFIDNEDLEKGKVIEELFKAIEASKVFIPIFSKRYAESKWCLREISHIMRCERLTLPIFFDVKPSDVRNQEGPYRKAFFDHEMNGELDKETVENWRSSLTKAGKTSGYDLQYDMDGNEAALVREVVARVLRALNKTLLEVAMHPIGIDSRVVDVMKLLKIVDNDVYIVGIQGMGGIGKTTIAKAIYNKLYVDFQGSSFISDVNSIFKQPRGLISLQKQLIEDILGDQVSSICSISQGIRMIKQRIRYMRVLIVLDDVDHKAQLNALAGAKDWFGRGSRIIITTRDEQVLLVHHVQPHQIYKPTILNESDSTQLFLKHAFGNQQPNEEYLELSKRVVAASGGLPLALEVFGSHLSCKRNAQDWEDMIENLKHIQPDDVHRRLKISYDGLAKEEQLIFLDISCFFIGRDRERATHMWLDHGFSPYMAIQVLVQKALVKINTVNQKFEMHDQIRDLGREIVRQESPFAPEMRSRLWITRPILDVWQTPQGARMLQSITLNSRQSRYLSAKAFEAMPNLRFFHAIGISFQGRFRYFPNKMKWLELESCNFDYLPSQCQLEKVVVLDLCQSNLARAFTKLCLLEEEVFVAMKFLRICSEDLTSTPNFSATPFVVNLMFDECRMLNGVHQSIGNLKNLTCLDLRSCCMLEKLPDTICQLSSLKMLNLSDCRKLSSLPEQLGGLASLRELTLDGTSIGIIPDSIGRLENLYFLSVVDCLLLKKLPQSIQGLNSLQKLGIKGTSLEGLPRNIDDLMNIGTVNASCCNWLSLLPNSSYKTVRSLHFSDLRCSTIAELPDSIGKLENLERLSLECKNLKCIPASVGLLERLSSFSLCGSQWIKDFPAPMGNLKNLVQLEISGTGMVEMPYCIADLTNLRSLNLSHNSKLLISLSGLTALSFLEVLIAHSSSWADDDDSDHGDFGNLSSLKIIDLRESHFSVLPSSITRIPVLQELNLGSCMELQSLPGLSASLVCLDAFKCTNIKMIADVSNLESMKELHLDGCSLLVDVCGLERLPSLEILTLRDCHSLGDAFKQRVFKEATFQQLHKFEASGTMIPHFSVGSQISFMFPRAPTGDQLVIEFLFLQGVSKPVQPFLRKPIAEPVTEHVHITVITDGSVVFQTRRLMECSFVVFEKEDEIFRHLREGQHVIQVSADSAEAEGLTVGDIWVRYEKGGEKGS